From one Lycium ferocissimum isolate CSIRO_LF1 chromosome 5, AGI_CSIRO_Lferr_CH_V1, whole genome shotgun sequence genomic stretch:
- the LOC132056932 gene encoding importin subunit beta-1-like has protein sequence MAVEITQFLLAAQSADAKIRTEAEANLSQFREQNLPGFFLSLAVELSTDGKPTESRRLAGIVLKNSLDAKETVRKQQLAQEWLVIDSSCKSQIKGLLLSCLGSSVREASHTAAQVIAKIASIEVPQKQWPELIGSLLVNMTQQGSPASVKQATLETLGYVCEEISHHDLVQDEVNSVLTAVVQGMNVEEESVEVRLAATRALYNALDFAQTNFDNEMERNYIMKVICEAATAKEGQLRQAAFECLVSIASTYYELLEPYMQTLFQLTAKAVKEDEEAVALQAIEFWSSICDEEIELQDYEVPDSGDSSGQHSHFIEKALEVLVPMLLETLLKQDEEQDQDDEIWNLAMAGGTCLGLVARTVGDAVVPLVMPFVEANIMKPDWRSREAAIYAFGSILEGPSIEKLSPMVHAGLKHLLDAMKDQNEHIRDTTAWTLSRIFELLHTPASGFSVISPANLQQIVEVLLESIKDVPHVAEKVCGAIYFLSQGYEDAGPSSSMLTPFITQIIGSLIATADRTDNSGSKLRTTAYETLNEVVRCSNISETSQIINHLCPVIMDKLGQTFELQILSSDDREKQGDLQASLCGVLQVIIQKLSNTDETKSIILQFADQIMTLFLKVFACRSSTVHEEAMLAIGALAYATGSDFLKYMPEFYKYLEMGLQNFEEYQVCSISVGVVGDICRALDDKILPYCDGIMTLLLKDLSSSELNRAVKPPIFSCFGDIALAIGEHFEKYLQYALPMMQSAAQVCAQLDNSDDEMLEYGNQLRRSIFEAYSGILQGFKSTKANLMLPHAPHLLQFIELVAKDQPRDESVTKAAVAVLGDLADALGSSAKTIFKDPAFFAQLLGECLQSDDEQLKETATWTQGMIGRAFSVCG, from the exons ATGGCTGTTGAGATCACTCAGTTCTTGTTGGCTGCTCAATCAGCAGATGCCAAGATTCGGACTGAGGCAGAGGCTAATCTTAGCCAGTTCCGAGAGCAAAACCTTCCAGgattttttctttcattagcTGTTGAGCTCTCAACTGATGGCAAGCCCACTGAGTCTCGCAGACTAGCTGGTATTGTGCTTAAAAACTCACTGGATGCTAAAGAAACTGTCAGGAAACAACAGCTTGCTCAAGAATGGCTGGTAATTGATTCATCTTGTAAGTCCCAAATTAAAGGCTTGCTTCTGAGCTGCCTTGGATCATCTGTACGGGAGGCAAGTCACACTGCTGCCCAAGTGATTGCTAAAATAGCTTCCATCGAAGTTCCTCAGAAGCAATGGCCAGAGCTCATTGGTTCATTGCTTGTGAACATGACTCAACAGGGAAGCCCTGCATCCGTGAAACAGGCAACCTTGGAAACACTTGGTTATGTGTGTGAGGAGATATCTCACCATGATCTTGTCCAAGACGAAGTAAACTCTGTTCTCACAGCTGTTGTGCAAGGTATGAATGTTGAGGAGGAGAGCGTTGAAGTCAGACTCGCTGCAACTAGAGCTTTGTATAATGCTCTTGATTTTGCTCAGACAAACTTTGACAATGAGATGGAGAGAAATTATATTATGAAGGTCATCTGTGAGGCAGCCACAGCAAAGGAGGGACAGTTAAGACAGGCTGCTTTTGAGTGTCTTGTGTCTATCGCATCAACGTATTACGAGTTGCTTGAACCTTACATGCAGACTCTCTTCCAGTTGACAGCTAAAGCAGTAAAAGAAGATGAGGAGGCTGTTGCCCTTCAAGCAATTGAATTCTGGAGTTCTATCTGTGATGAAGAGATAGAGCTTCAAGACTATGAGGTCCCTGACAGTGGGGATTCCAGTGGCCAACATTCCCACTTCATTGAGAAGGCCCTCGAAGTATTAGTTCCAATGCTGCTGGAAACATTATTGAAGCAGGATGAGGAACAGGACCAGGATGATGAAATCTGGAATCTGGCTATGGCTGGTGGAACATGTCTTGGTCTTGTTGCCAGAACTGTCGGAGATGCTGTTGTACCCCTTGTAATGCCTTTTGTGGAGGCTAATATAATGAAACCTGATTGGCGCTCTCGCGAGGCTGCCATATATGCATTTGGCTCAATACTTGAAGGCCCAAGCATCGAGAAGCTATCTCCCATGGTCCATGCTGGATTAAAGCATCTGCTTGATGCGATGAAGGATCAAAATGAGCACATAAGAGATACCACAGCATGGACTCTTAGCCGTATCTTTGAGTTGCTGCACACTCCAGCTTCTGGATTTTCAGTGATCTCACCAGCCAACCTCCAACAGATTGTTGAAGTGCTGTTGGAGAGTATAAAAGATGTCCCTCATGTTGCCGAAAAAGTTTGTGGGGCTATCTATTTTCTTTCTCAAGGATATGAGGATGCTGGGCCAAGCTCGTCAATGCTCACTCCATTTATAACTCAGATTATTGGTTCTCTTATTGCAACGGCTGATCGGACAGACAATAGTGGTTCTAAACTCAGAACCACGGCATATGAAACCTTGAATGAAGTTGTTAGGTGCTCTAATATTTCTGAAACATCTCAGATTATTAATCACCTTTGCCCTGTTATTATGGACAAGTTGGGACAAACTTTTGAGCTTCAGATTTTATCCTCTGATGATAGAGAAAAACAGGGAGATCTACAGGCTTCTTTATGTGGTGTACTCCAGGTTATTATTCAGAAGCTAAGTAATACTGATGAAACCAAGTCTATAATACTCCAATTTGCTGACCAGATCATGACGTTGTTCCTAAAGGTTTTTGCCTGTCGTAGCTCAACTGTCCATGAAGAGGCCATGCTTGCTATTGGTGCTCTGGCCTATGCAACTGGATCAGATTTCTTGAAGTACATGCCAGAGTTTTACAAGTATCTTGAGATGGGGCTGCAGAATTTCGAAGAGTACCAGGTTTGTTCCATCTCAGTGGGAGTGGTTGGTGATATTTGCCGTGCATTGGATGACAAGATCTTGCCATACTGTGACGGCATCATGACTCTTCTTCTTAAAGATCTATCTAGCAGTGAACTTAACCGAGCTGTAAAACCTCCCATATTCTCCTGCTTTGGGGATATTGCGCTTGCCATTGGTGAACACTTTGAGAAGTACCTTCAGTATGCGTTACCTATGATGCAAAGTGCTGCCCAAGTGTGTGCACAACTAGACAATAGTGATGATGAAATGCTAGAGTATGGCAATCAGCTCAGGCGCAGTATTTTTGAAGCATACTCTGGAATTCTTCAAGGATTTAAGAGTACCAAGGCCAACTTGATGTTACCCCATGCTCCTCATCTCTTGCAGTTCATTGAACTGGTCGCCAAAGACCAACCAAG AGATGAGAGTGTAACAAAAGCAGCAGTAGCTGTGTTGGGAGATCTAGCTGATGCACTGGGTTCCAGTGCAAAGACCATATTCAAAGATCCTGCATTTTTCGCACAGCTGTTGGGTGAGTGTCTTCAATCCGATGATGAACAGCTGAAAGAAACAGCAACCTGGACACAAGGAATGATTGGGCGTGCCTTCTCTGTTTGCGGGTGA